One part of the Actinotignum schaalii genome encodes these proteins:
- a CDS encoding NAD(P)-dependent malic enzyme — MQFAPPPSQREIFAAHEGGKLETHATAAIENREDLARVYTPGVAKVCEAIHAQPELARRYTVKSNTVAVVTDGTAVLGLGDIGPLASLPVMEGKAALFKRFAGVDAWPVPLATTDTEEIIAAVRAIAPAYAGINLEDISAPRCFEIEKRLRAELDIPVFHDDQHGTAVVVLAALITALRVVGKKPADARVVVCGIGAAGTAIIRLLLEYGVRDIIAVDRAGTLGPFRSEINPGHAWVAGRTNPRQIDGDVRAALHGADVFIGVSGPNILDGAALDTMAKDAIVFALANPTPEIAPEIAREHAAVVATGRSDYPNQINNVLAFPGIFRGLLDAHATEVSDTMLLAAAKALADLVGDDANPDYIIVSAFDERAATAVAQAVRESVAAA, encoded by the coding sequence GTGCAGTTCGCGCCACCTCCGTCCCAACGCGAGATTTTTGCGGCCCACGAAGGCGGCAAATTAGAAACCCACGCGACGGCCGCCATCGAAAACCGCGAGGACCTGGCCCGGGTGTATACGCCCGGGGTGGCGAAAGTCTGCGAAGCGATTCACGCCCAGCCGGAACTGGCCCGCCGCTACACGGTGAAATCCAATACCGTGGCCGTGGTGACAGACGGCACCGCGGTGCTCGGCCTGGGCGACATCGGGCCGCTGGCCTCCCTCCCCGTTATGGAGGGGAAGGCCGCGCTCTTCAAGCGTTTCGCCGGCGTGGATGCTTGGCCGGTGCCCCTGGCCACCACCGATACCGAGGAAATCATCGCGGCGGTGCGCGCCATCGCCCCCGCGTATGCGGGCATCAATCTGGAAGACATCTCCGCCCCGCGCTGCTTCGAAATCGAAAAACGCCTGCGCGCGGAACTCGATATCCCGGTCTTCCACGACGACCAGCACGGTACCGCCGTTGTAGTGCTGGCCGCCCTCATCACCGCACTGCGCGTGGTAGGGAAAAAACCCGCAGACGCACGCGTGGTGGTATGCGGAATCGGCGCCGCCGGCACCGCGATTATTCGCTTACTGCTGGAATACGGGGTACGGGACATCATTGCCGTGGACCGCGCCGGTACGCTCGGTCCTTTCCGCAGCGAAATCAACCCCGGTCACGCCTGGGTTGCGGGCCGTACCAATCCCCGGCAGATCGACGGCGACGTGCGTGCGGCCCTGCACGGTGCGGATGTGTTCATCGGCGTTTCCGGCCCTAATATTCTCGACGGCGCAGCTCTGGACACCATGGCCAAGGATGCCATCGTTTTCGCCCTGGCCAATCCCACCCCGGAAATCGCTCCCGAAATCGCGCGCGAGCACGCCGCGGTGGTGGCAACTGGACGTTCGGACTACCCGAATCAGATCAATAACGTGCTGGCTTTCCCCGGGATCTTCCGCGGTTTGCTTGACGCTCATGCCACCGAGGTCAGTGACACGATGCTGCTGGCCGCGGCGAAGGCTCTTGCTGACTTGGTCGGGGACGATGCGAATCCGGATTACATCATCGTTTCTGCGTTCGACGAGCGGGCTGCCACGGCGGTGGCGCAGGCGGTGCGCGAGAGTGTGGCGGCGGCCTAG
- the gatB gene encoding Asp-tRNA(Asn)/Glu-tRNA(Gln) amidotransferase subunit GatB — protein MDELMNYEDAVARFDPVIGLEVHVELSTHTKIFDAAPVAFGAEPNTDVQPVSLGLPGSLPVVNEAAVEYAVKLGLALNSRINELSRFERKNYFYPDLPKAYQITQNAQPIILGGYLDIELADGTPYRFPIEHAHLEEDAGKNTHVGGADGRLQGARYSLVDYNRSGVPLIEIVSDPATGVGKNAPEIAGAYVRGIRELVRALGISEGRMERGNIRADVNVSLRESPDAPFGTRTETKNVNSFRGIENTIRYEISRQAAILAAGGTILQETRHYKEEIQGTIAGRVKSDADDYRYFPEPDLVPVICTPAYVEEVRAGLPELPAAKRARITEEWQLSPEELRDLINAGAVDLVDATVRAGATPAGARKWWMGDIARYAKDNDVELEDAPITPEAVAELDGLIQSGRLNDKLGRQALAGVLAGEGSPEEVVAARNLEIVSDSGALERAVDEALAANPDVVEKIRGGKVQAAGAIIGAVMKATHGKADAGAVRALIMERAAAE, from the coding sequence ATGGATGAACTCATGAATTACGAGGACGCCGTCGCGCGTTTCGACCCGGTCATCGGTTTGGAAGTGCACGTGGAGCTGTCCACACACACCAAGATTTTCGACGCCGCACCCGTGGCTTTCGGTGCTGAACCCAATACCGATGTGCAGCCGGTTTCCCTCGGGCTTCCCGGTTCGCTCCCGGTGGTCAATGAGGCAGCGGTGGAATACGCGGTGAAACTGGGCTTGGCCCTCAATTCCCGCATTAACGAGCTCTCGCGTTTCGAACGCAAGAACTATTTCTACCCGGATCTGCCCAAGGCCTACCAGATCACCCAGAACGCCCAGCCGATTATCCTGGGCGGCTACCTGGATATCGAGCTGGCCGACGGCACCCCCTACCGTTTCCCCATTGAACACGCGCATCTGGAAGAAGACGCCGGGAAGAATACCCACGTGGGTGGGGCCGATGGGCGCCTCCAGGGGGCGCGCTATTCACTGGTGGATTACAACCGTTCCGGGGTGCCGCTCATTGAGATCGTTTCCGATCCGGCTACCGGAGTGGGGAAGAACGCCCCGGAGATCGCCGGTGCGTACGTGCGCGGGATCCGCGAACTAGTGCGGGCGCTCGGCATTTCCGAGGGGCGCATGGAACGCGGAAATATCCGCGCGGACGTCAATGTGTCCCTGCGGGAAAGCCCGGATGCTCCCTTCGGTACCCGTACCGAAACGAAGAATGTCAATTCTTTCCGCGGGATCGAAAACACCATTCGCTACGAGATCTCCCGCCAGGCCGCCATCCTGGCTGCCGGTGGCACGATTCTCCAGGAAACACGCCATTACAAGGAAGAAATCCAGGGCACCATCGCCGGGCGCGTGAAGTCGGACGCGGATGACTACCGTTACTTCCCCGAACCGGATCTGGTTCCGGTGATCTGCACTCCCGCGTACGTGGAGGAGGTGCGCGCGGGGCTGCCCGAACTGCCGGCCGCGAAGCGCGCCCGTATCACCGAAGAATGGCAACTTTCCCCGGAGGAATTGCGCGATCTTATCAACGCCGGCGCGGTGGATCTGGTGGACGCCACCGTCCGCGCCGGGGCAACGCCCGCCGGAGCCCGCAAATGGTGGATGGGCGATATCGCCCGTTACGCCAAGGATAACGACGTCGAACTCGAGGACGCCCCCATTACTCCGGAGGCGGTTGCCGAGCTGGACGGCCTGATCCAGAGCGGGCGCCTCAATGACAAGTTGGGCCGCCAGGCGCTGGCGGGAGTCCTCGCCGGGGAAGGCAGCCCGGAGGAGGTTGTTGCCGCGCGCAATCTGGAGATCGTTTCCGATAGCGGGGCCCTGGAGAGGGCTGTGGATGAAGCCCTGGCTGCCAACCCTGACGTCGTCGAAAAAATTCGCGGCGGAAAGGTGCAGGCCGCCGGCGCCATTATCGGTGCCGTCATGAAGGCGACCCACGGTAAGGCCGATGCCGGTGCCGTGCGCGCTCTCATTATGGAGCGCGCCGCGGCCGAATAA
- the gatA gene encoding Asp-tRNA(Asn)/Glu-tRNA(Gln) amidotransferase subunit GatA codes for MNSLLLKSAAELSALLRAGEITSVELTTACLDRIEALNPKVNAFLYVDREGALEVARGVDAARAEGQELHPLAGIPIAVKDNICTRGIPTTAASKILEGWRPPYDASVVVKIKEARLPIVGKTNMDEFAMGSSTEHSAFGPSRNPWDLDRIPGGSGGGSAAAVGAFMVPLALGSDTGGSIRQPAAVTGTVGTKPTYGAVSRFGLIAMASSLDQIGPVTRTVEDAALLQELLSGHDPHDSTSLPDTPSGLVAACHGEAGSWDGAGSDPERPLAGLKVGLVEEMHGEGYAPGVLEAFENAVARMRELGAETVELSCPSFHYSLAAYYLIMPAEVSSNLARFDGMRYGLRVEPEEGPVTAETVMRATRAAGFGEEVKRRIILGTHVLSAGNFDAFYGAALRVRTLVQRDLEQAFSRCHVIVSPTSPTVAFPFGSKTNDPLAMYLNDIATIPANLAGIPGISLPAGLSEGLPVGLQILSPARADALMYRVAAAIDAALGHNVPAACPARDWEE; via the coding sequence ATGAATAGCTTGTTGCTCAAGTCCGCCGCGGAACTTTCCGCGCTGCTGCGCGCGGGGGAGATCACCTCCGTGGAACTCACCACCGCCTGCCTGGATCGCATCGAGGCGCTCAACCCCAAGGTGAACGCTTTCCTGTACGTAGATCGGGAGGGTGCCCTGGAAGTGGCCCGCGGGGTGGATGCCGCCCGCGCGGAAGGCCAGGAACTCCACCCGCTGGCCGGTATCCCTATCGCGGTGAAGGATAATATTTGCACCCGCGGGATTCCCACCACCGCGGCGTCGAAAATCTTGGAAGGGTGGCGCCCGCCGTACGATGCGAGCGTCGTCGTAAAAATTAAAGAAGCCCGGCTCCCTATCGTGGGCAAAACCAATATGGACGAATTCGCGATGGGGTCCTCCACGGAGCATTCCGCTTTCGGGCCTTCGCGCAACCCCTGGGATCTGGACCGGATTCCGGGCGGTTCGGGCGGCGGTAGCGCAGCGGCCGTCGGTGCGTTTATGGTGCCGCTCGCCCTCGGTTCCGATACCGGCGGGTCGATCCGCCAGCCCGCCGCGGTCACCGGAACGGTGGGAACGAAACCCACCTACGGGGCGGTATCCCGCTTCGGTTTGATCGCCATGGCTTCTTCGCTGGACCAGATCGGGCCGGTGACCCGCACCGTGGAAGATGCCGCGCTGCTCCAGGAGCTGCTCAGCGGGCACGATCCCCACGATTCCACCTCGCTTCCCGATACTCCTTCCGGCCTGGTGGCGGCCTGCCACGGCGAAGCCGGGAGCTGGGACGGTGCCGGAAGCGATCCGGAGCGCCCGCTCGCGGGCCTCAAGGTGGGGCTCGTGGAAGAAATGCACGGGGAGGGCTACGCGCCCGGCGTGCTCGAGGCTTTCGAAAACGCGGTGGCGCGCATGCGCGAACTCGGCGCGGAAACGGTGGAGCTTTCCTGCCCCAGTTTCCACTATTCGCTGGCCGCCTACTACCTCATTATGCCCGCCGAAGTTTCCTCCAACCTGGCCCGTTTCGACGGAATGCGCTACGGCCTGCGGGTGGAACCCGAAGAAGGGCCGGTCACCGCGGAAACCGTGATGCGCGCTACCCGCGCGGCCGGTTTCGGTGAGGAAGTCAAGCGCCGCATTATCCTGGGCACTCACGTGCTCTCCGCCGGGAACTTCGATGCCTTCTACGGCGCGGCGCTGCGGGTCCGCACCCTGGTTCAGCGTGATCTGGAGCAGGCGTTCTCCCGGTGCCACGTGATCGTATCGCCCACCTCGCCCACGGTGGCCTTCCCCTTCGGCTCGAAAACCAACGACCCGCTGGCCATGTACCTCAACGACATCGCCACCATTCCCGCCAACCTGGCCGGAATCCCGGGTATTTCGCTGCCGGCCGGGCTTTCGGAAGGGCTGCCGGTGGGCTTGCAAATTCTCAGCCCGGCCCGGGCGGACGCCCTCATGTACCGGGTGGCCGCGGCCATCGATGCCGCGCTCGGCCACAACGTCCCCGCTGCCTGCCCCGCGCGGGATTGGGAGGAATAA